One stretch of Salarias fasciatus chromosome 19, fSalaFa1.1, whole genome shotgun sequence DNA includes these proteins:
- the LOC115407132 gene encoding uncharacterized protein LOC115407132 translates to MAVKCSDSPPGTSNLKVVTEFLRSLMDNAKTSRKKLLLLFVFSLVLVAIFSVQFCVQFSDFSMQNYIPRREWPTVTCPFLVSQQTITPIDNTKHLLVSGYMDQRVKGLDVRIISIFNKTATHPMHCLFCCAGSLSTSTPASILPHPEDFGFAYVTTDVMCQIPQDCDATHVTVLTEPFTKDPTKPSNHTWLPLRNRNKHLSDQEKLKFNFTVCISSLFGDYDNVLQFVQTLEMYRLLGVDRVVIYKTSCGRNLDRALQIYSQEGFLEVVPWPIDKYLNPSHGWLFSRSGGDVHYFGQMTTLNECIYRSMERSRYVLLNDMDEIIMPYQHNNLMSLMDALQKQHSKTGVFLIENQIFSKTIFEPSRRFHLPQWEGVPGVNILEHIHKEKPNGKVSCREKMIIQPRMVEQTSVHYVIKAFSNKVKVPLDVCGIIHVRHSNRGQGYKDFQMDKRLWDFKELLIPRVDEVLKKVGLLNQTGRAEA, encoded by the exons ATGGCAGTGAAATGCAGCGACAGTCCACCAGGCACTTCAAACCTGAAA GTGGTGACAGAGTTCCTTCGAAGCTTGATGGACAACGCAAAAACCTCCAGAaagaagctcctcctcctctttgtgttttccctcgtCCTCGTAGCCATCTTCAGCGTTCAATTCTGCGTTCAATTCTCCGACTTCTCCATGCAAAACTACATCCCCAGACGTGAGTGGCCCACTGTCACCTGCCCCTTCCTGGTCTCCCAGCAGACCATCACTCCCATTGACAACACCAAGCATCTGCTGGTTTCTGGCTACATGGATCAGAGAGTGAAAGGTCTGGACGTTCGAATCATCAGCATATTCAACAAAACCGCCACTCATCCGATGCACTGCCTCTTCTGCTGCGCCGGCTCATTAAGTACATCGACTCCAGCGTCCATTCTCCCGCATCCAGAAGATTTTGGATTTGCCTACGTCACAACAGATGTCATGTGTCAGATTCCCCAAGACTGCGATGCCACCCATGTCACAGTTTTGACCGAGCCATTCACGAAGGACCCGACCAAGCCGTCGAACCACACGTGGCTTCCTTTAAGGAATCGGAATAAGCACTTATCAGACCAAGAAAAGCTGAAGTTTAACTTCACTGTTTGTATCTCCAGCCTTTTCGGTGACTATGACAATGTGCTTCAGTTTGTCCAGACCCTCGAGATGTACAG GTTGCTGGGAGTAGACAGAGTGGTCATCTATAAAACCAGCTGTGGCCGAAACCTTGACCGAGCGCTGCAGATTTACAGCCAGGAGGGCTTTTTGGAAGTTGTCCCCTGGCCCATCGACAAGTATCTGAATCCGTCCCATGGGTGGCTTTTCTCCAGATCTGGAGGGGACGTACACTACTTTGGCCAGATGACGACTCTAAACGAGTGCATTTATAGAAGTATGGAGCGCTCTCGCTACGTCCTGCTAAACGACATGGATGAAATCATAATGCCGTACCAGCATAACAACCTGATGTCACTGATGGACGCTCTCCAAAAGCAGCATTCAAAG ACCGGGGTCTTCCTCATCGAGAATCAAATCTTTTCCAAGACAATATTTGAGCCAAGCCGGAGGTTTCACCTGCCTCAGTGGGAAGGGGTTCCAGGAGTGAACATCCTGGAGCACATTCACAAGGAGAAACCTAATGGAAAAGTTTCCTGTCGGGAGAAAATGATCATTCAGCCAAG GATGGTGGAGCAGACTTCAGTGCACTACGTCATCAAGGCTTTCAGCAACAAAGTCAAGGTTCCACTCGACGTTTGTGGGATCATTCACGTTCGTCATTCTAATCGGGGCCAAGGCTACAAGGACTTTCAGATGGACAAGCGCCTGTGGGACTTCAAGGAACTGTTGATTCCCCGTGTTGACGAGGTGTTGAAGAAAGTGGGTCTGCTGAATCAGACAGGTAGAGCTGAGGCGTGA